From the genome of Thermotoga sp.:
TTCATCGGTTACCTGATAGAAGAACACACGAAGAAAGGCGACAGAAACTTCGTCTTCGGTTTCGAAGAAAGCTGTGGATACCTCACGGGAGACCATGCGAGGGACAAAGACGGCGTCGTGGGAAGTGTGCTTTCTGCTGTTGCCTTCAGCAACTACGACCCGTATGAAAAACTCGAGGAACTCTACAGAAAGTACGGGTACTACTTGGAAAAACTCATCAACTTCAAGTTCGAAGACGTCAACAAGGCGATAGAAATATACAGATCCCTGAAGGAATACGATGGAATCATCGATTACTCCAAAGGCTACGGAGACGTGATACCGAACGAGACAATCGCCTTTGTGTTTGAAAAGTCCAAGATCTTCGTCAGACCTTCAGGAACCGAGCCGAAGCTCAAGGTGTACATCCACGTGAGAGGAGATACTAGGGAAGAAGCAGAGAATCTGATGGAAGAGAGCGAAAAAAAGATCAAGGAGATACTGAAGCTGTGAACTGGTATCCTGGCCACATCGAGAAGGCAAAGCGTCGAATAAGAGAACTCCTTAAGATGGTGAACACGGTCCTGGAGGTTCGGGACGCCCGGGCCCCTTTTGCTACATCGGCGTACGGGATGGATTTTTCCAAGAAAGGCACAATTGTTGTCCTGAACAAAGTAGACATAGCAGACAAAAAGATAACGAAAGAGTGGGTGGAATATTTCAAGAAACAGGGAAAGAGAGTGATCACCACTTACAAGGATGAACCCAGGCAAGTCTTTCTGAGAAAACTTCACCTTGGCAGGCTCGCTCGTGTGCTGGTTGTGGGTGTTCCAAACACGGGAAAATCGACGATCATAAACAAGCTGAAGGGGAAAAGAGCGAGTTCGGTGGGTGCTCAACCCGGTGTGACAAGAGGTATCCAGTGGTTCTCACTCGAGAACGGTGTCAAGATGCTGGATACACCGGGTATCCTCTACAAGAACATCTTCAGCAAAGACCTCGCTGCAAAACTCCTTCTGGTGGGAAGTCTTCCCGTAGAGCGAATCGACGATCACGAAGTTTTCGAGAAGGCGTTTGAAATCTTCAAACGCTATCAAGGAGTTGAAGATGATTTCACCACGTTCTTCGAAAACTTTGCAAAAAGAAGGGGACTCCTCAAAAAAGGCGGAGTCCCCGATCTGGATCGAGCCATCAGAGTGTTCTTCACAGAAATCTCTCAGGGAAAGGTTGGGCGTCTTTCTTTTGAACGTCCCGATGAGGTCAACCCTGAAGAATGAGGGCAAACTCGAATGGTCCAAGTATCACTTTCTTTTTCCTTTCCCATCTTCTTCCGTTCCAGACAACTCCGCCGTACTCCAGCGTCTTTTCTTCACTGCCAGTGTTGGCGACGATGAAAAGCCTTTTTCCTCCTTTCTCATAGGAGTACATCACAAGTTCTGAGTCGGAAAGAAGCTGAAACTTCCCCTCCAGTATTACGTCCAGAAACTGCTTTCTGATCCCCACCAGGTTTCTGATGAACCTCAGCACACCTCTGTCTGGTGTGTCCCAGTGGAGAACGTAGTGGTCAAAGAAAGCAAGTTTTCCGAAGAACTCATCGGTTGGAGAAAGGACTTTCCTCATATCTGGATCCGTGTCAAGTCCAAGGTTCATCGGTTGTTTCTCACCTATCTCTTGTCCTGTGTTTATGTACGGAACAGCGTTCGGTAAGAAATAAACCACAAAAGGTGCAAGTCTTTTCAGTTTTGAACCATACCTTCTCGCTCTAATTCGTGGAGTGTCGGGCGTTTCAACGGATGCCACGAAGGGAAGAGAAAGATTTCCTGCGATCTTGAGGAGCTTTCCAATCTCGTTCACCTTTCCTGCGAAGTACCAGCTGCTTCCTAAGATCACGTCGTAACCTGCCTCTTTTGCTGCTTTGTCCTTGCTCATATCGAGCTCTTCAGCTATCATCACGAAAGCAGGGTCGTAGCTCTTTGCGTTTCCTATTATGAGATCGAGGAGCTCTTTTGGAAGAGCGTGTCCCATGTCAAGCCTCGCACCGTCGATTCCATACTTTTTCTGGTAGTGCGGTATCACATTTGCCAGATACTCCCAGAGCTCTTTATTCGGTTTTTCCCCTGGGAACTTGCTTGCCTTTATCACATCGTAGAGAACGTAAGGCGGTTGATCTGGCTTGAGAAATCTTTTCGATGCCTTCGGATGATCCAGATAGAGTCTTAAAAACGTGACGTCGTCCCAGGTAGGCTGGGGATCGTTTATCAGGTCGGAAAAACCAGGAGGGATGATGATACCAAATTCCTTCACGATGAGCTCCAGGATGTTGCCTTTTTCTTTCCTTATCTTCTCCCACTTTTCTGGATCGATCCGATCTGGGGAGAAAGTGAATTTTTT
Proteins encoded in this window:
- the ylqF gene encoding ribosome biogenesis GTPase YlqF — encoded protein: MNWYPGHIEKAKRRIRELLKMVNTVLEVRDARAPFATSAYGMDFSKKGTIVVLNKVDIADKKITKEWVEYFKKQGKRVITTYKDEPRQVFLRKLHLGRLARVLVVGVPNTGKSTIINKLKGKRASSVGAQPGVTRGIQWFSLENGVKMLDTPGILYKNIFSKDLAAKLLLVGSLPVERIDDHEVFEKAFEIFKRYQGVEDDFTTFFENFAKRRGLLKKGGVPDLDRAIRVFFTEISQGKVGRLSFERPDEVNPEE
- a CDS encoding DUF1923 family maltosyltransferase, whose protein sequence is MALILKEINRFCKERITEKRLYAVPRLWIPKFFKSFEEKSGKFFVDPYEFGAAVTDWILKHSKDLNYSQPLSFLNSERSPDWVKRSVVYGSLPRTTVAYNHKGSGYYEESDALGFREAGTFFKMILLLPFVKSLGADVIYLLPVSKMSDLFKKGEAPSPYSVKNPMVLDERYHDPLLDSFEVEEEFKAFVEACHILGIRVILDFIPRTASRDSDLIREHPDWFYWIRVEELADYTPPRAEELPFKVPDEDELEIVYGKESVKRHLKKFTFSPDRIDPEKWEKIRKEKGNILELIVKEFGIIIPPGFSDLINDPQPTWDDVTFLRLYLDHPKASKRFLKPDQPPYVLYDVIKASKFPGEKPNKELWEYLANVIPHYQKKYGIDGARLDMGHALPKELLDLIIGNAKSYDPAFVMIAEELDMSKDKAAKEAGYDVILGSSWYFAGKVNEIGKLLKIAGNLSLPFVASVETPDTPRIRARRYGSKLKRLAPFVVYFLPNAVPYINTGQEIGEKQPMNLGLDTDPDMRKVLSPTDEFFGKLAFFDHYVLHWDTPDRGVLRFIRNLVGIRKQFLDVILEGKFQLLSDSELVMYSYEKGGKRLFIVANTGSEEKTLEYGGVVWNGRRWERKKKVILGPFEFALILQG